ATCTATCTTCAGAATCATGTGCTCCAAAAACTGGGGtgttttgtatatatacatagtaGCCAACATTTACTGGGCCCTGCCTATACTTGACTCTTCGAGTCGAACCGTGGCTCGTCGATGTGGTTCGTCTTTCCCATCCAATCGTGTaatgtactgtactgtattACGCTGTGCTCCGTATTTTGTAGGTTCCATGAGGGGCTGCGGGCAAATGACGTCGGAACATTGTGGAGCCCCTGACACTCATTTCTTTACGCCTATAGACCCTCGATACTACAGTTGCATTGCGTCCCATTATAAATTCACTACACCTTTTTCCTCCAGTATTCTGATCGACTGCTGAAGACTGTACCTATACACCCTTTCAGCATATTTCCCATCATCTACTCCTTCTCAATAACATACATCCAGCATAATACATCGCCTCACATCATGGCTCCACATAACGTTCGGTGGGGTATCATGGGTAAGAGGAACCTTGGCCCAGCAACAATTGATGATAACTAATGGTATCCTATGAAAATTTCTATAGCCACCGGCTGGATTGCAAGTGGTACGTCCTCAGGCAGTCACTTACTTATCCCTCcccaacaaaagaaaaagaaaccctaGCTAAATATGTGTTAAACAGTCTTCGTAAGGGACCTCTTGAAAGACCCTAATGTCCGAGGTGCATCTGATGTCTCCCACACAGTTGTTGCAGttgcatcatcttcctctaAGTCCCGTGCAGAGGGTTTTATCTCGGATACGGGCATTCCTGCTCCCTGCGCTGCCTACGAGTCCTATGAGGACCTCGTGGCCGACCCAAACGTAGACGTCGTATACGTTGCAACGCCTCACTCGCACCACTTCCAAAACGTCATGCTTGCTTTTGAGGCGGGTAAGCATGTCCTGTGTGAAAAAGCTTTTACTGTCAATGCGGCCCAGGCAAAGATCCTCTGTGAGACAGCGAAAATCAAAAATCTCTTTTTGATGGAAGCCGTCTGGACTCGGTACTTCCCACTTAGCGTACAGATCCGTCGGTTAATTCAGAATGGCACTCTTGGTGAGGTACTGCGTGTGCTGGCCGATAATAGCTTCGGAGATGACATGGAGGAAAAATGGGGTATCAAGCATCGGATGGTTAATAAGGATCTGGCTGGCGGGGCGTTGCTTGATTGTAAGTGTTCCTGTCTTAATCGTATACATATACCTACCCTTCACTTAATGGATTCAATGCTCGTCTTCTCAACACCTCGCGAAGCGTCGCCCTGCTGACTCAAGCTTGCAGTGGGTATTTACTCCTTGACCTGGGTGTTTCAGGCTCTATATCACACTCTTCCTCGCGAGTCGCGCAGGGCACCCTCACGAATCTCATCGCATATGTCCCTTTACCACCTCACTGGTGCTGATGAGGCAACCTCCATTCTCCTTACCTTCCCCACCAGCACTCCGTCCAACCTTCCTCACCTGGGTGAATCGCAGGCGGTGGCTATGACACATCTCCGAGTGTCGACCAATGCCGACGACAAACCCGTCCAGCCTTCGGTCCGCATTCAGGGCACCAAAGGTGAGATCCAGGTATACGGCCCTGCGTTCCGACCGGAGAAGTACCGGGTTGTTCCGAAGGGTGAGGGGGAAGTCAAAGAGGTGGAATGTTCATTCCCTGGTGATGGAAAGGGCATGTACTGGGAGGCGGACGAGGTCGCACGGTGCTTGCGGGATGGTAAGCTTG
The sequence above is a segment of the Aspergillus flavus chromosome 4, complete sequence genome. Coding sequences within it:
- a CDS encoding putative dimeric dihydrodiol dehydrogenase; protein product: MAPHNVRWGIMATGWIASVFVRDLLKDPNVRGASDVSHTVVAVASSSSKSRAEGFISDTGIPAPCAAYESYEDLVADPNVDVVYVATPHSHHFQNVMLAFEAGKHVLCEKAFTVNAAQAKILCETAKIKNLFLMEAVWTRYFPLSVQIRRLIQNGTLGEVLRVLADNSFGDDMEEKWGIKHRMVNKDLAGGALLDLGIYSLTWVFQALYHTLPRESRRAPSRISSHMSLYHLTGADEATSILLTFPTSTPSNLPHLGESQAVAMTHLRVSTNADDKPVQPSVRIQGTKGEIQVYGPAFRPEKYRVVPKGEGEVKEVECSFPGDGKGMYWEADEVARCLRDGKLESDSMPWEESIIIMEVMDEVRRQGGLVYPKNIESTVYPTSL